A section of the Phycisphaerales bacterium genome encodes:
- a CDS encoding ankyrin repeat domain-containing protein, with translation MRYLAALAAVASCLLPSACKRASAPPAIPLVDAILTRDSAAVQAHLAAGSDVNAATANGVTPLVAAASSGQPETIKSLLAAGADINARGPYGRTPLIVAIQAEQTQAALLLIEQPGVNLEAREEHGSTALVEAVAMRLRDVVESLEEHGADVNAPGPVGRTALHVAAMQHDPELIVWLLAHGADAQAVDDSGAGVLAYVPILPMPRSAEGADDVVASFNALLEAGCDVNAADQAGHTPLHNAMLYADPWVIEWLLGAGADPLRQASNGLSPVAYLAVSDQGPPRSHEQLQTIIQMFRDAGVTDESIIDARGTSLARLIEWVEMRK, from the coding sequence TTGCGGTATCTCGCCGCTCTGGCGGCTGTCGCTTCCTGCCTGCTTCCCTCCGCTTGCAAGCGCGCTTCGGCTCCGCCGGCCATCCCGCTGGTCGATGCCATCCTCACGCGCGACTCCGCCGCAGTTCAGGCGCATCTCGCCGCAGGCAGCGATGTGAACGCCGCCACTGCGAACGGCGTCACGCCGCTTGTCGCCGCCGCGTCGTCGGGCCAACCGGAAACAATCAAATCACTGCTTGCCGCAGGCGCGGACATCAACGCACGCGGGCCATATGGCCGTACGCCGCTCATCGTCGCGATTCAGGCCGAGCAGACGCAGGCTGCACTGCTGCTCATCGAGCAGCCCGGCGTCAATCTCGAAGCGCGGGAGGAGCACGGAAGCACCGCTCTGGTCGAAGCCGTCGCCATGCGGCTGCGTGATGTGGTCGAGTCGCTCGAGGAGCACGGCGCCGACGTCAATGCGCCCGGACCTGTGGGCCGCACGGCGCTGCACGTTGCAGCGATGCAGCACGACCCCGAACTGATCGTGTGGCTGCTTGCGCACGGCGCCGATGCACAGGCCGTCGATGACTCCGGCGCGGGTGTGCTCGCGTATGTGCCGATCCTCCCGATGCCGCGCAGCGCCGAGGGAGCAGACGATGTCGTGGCGAGTTTCAACGCGCTGCTTGAGGCTGGCTGCGATGTGAACGCCGCCGACCAGGCGGGCCACACGCCGCTGCACAACGCGATGCTGTACGCCGATCCGTGGGTGATCGAATGGCTGCTCGGCGCCGGCGCCGATCCGCTCAGGCAGGCAAGCAACGGCTTGAGCCCGGTCGCGTACCTCGCGGTGTCGGACCAAGGGCCGCCGCGCTCGCATGAGCAGTTGCAGACCATCATCCAGATGTTCCGCGACGCCGGCGTGACGGACGAGTCGATCATCGATGCCCGAGGTACGAGCTTGGCGCGCCTGATCGAATGGGTGGAAATGCGGAAGTGA
- the apaG gene encoding Co2+/Mg2+ efflux protein ApaG produces the protein MNLAQRTSETSPGSRYGSETLTHGIRVRVVPAFMPGHSSRNDRKFVFAYRISITNESARRVRLSSRHWIIVDATGRLEEVHGEGVVGQQPVLDPGESFEYASHCLLKTDWGTMEGTYRMQPEGGKAFEVAIGRFYLVARTAEPSRAGGEAS, from the coding sequence ATGAATCTCGCGCAGCGAACGAGCGAAACGAGCCCGGGCAGCCGCTATGGCTCGGAGACTCTCACGCACGGCATTCGGGTGCGCGTCGTGCCTGCGTTCATGCCGGGCCATTCATCGCGAAACGATCGCAAGTTCGTCTTTGCCTATCGCATCAGCATCACCAATGAAAGCGCTCGCCGCGTGCGCCTCTCGTCGCGGCACTGGATCATCGTGGACGCCACGGGCCGCCTGGAAGAAGTGCACGGCGAAGGCGTCGTGGGGCAGCAGCCGGTGCTCGATCCCGGCGAGTCCTTCGAATACGCCAGCCACTGCCTGCTCAAGACAGACTGGGGTACGATGGAAGGCACGTATCGAATGCAACCGGAAGGCGGCAAGGCGTTCGAGGTCGCCATCGGCCGCTTCTACCTCGTCGCCCGAACGGCTGAGCCGTCGCGGGCTGGCGGCGAAGCGAGTTAA
- a CDS encoding S8 family serine peptidase, with amino-acid sequence MMTRMRMSSYVIGAIAACGAVVSSAAASDNRTGGQAQAVEFVERPGSLEFSGAMIARPVQNDAGKNAAARNLILNNFVVNKYIDLNDEYVFQLPEGVTENQAAQTLMATGNFEYIQPDWICYPQLNPNDPSRGSQWHHTKMESYAGWDVHTGNSSTRVGICDTGLRTAHEEFAQHRADGWNAVRSQWESQGGNVQDINGHGTHTSGCAAANGNNSRGGLGVGWSLGHRILRVSESSNGGANFSTLTSAAIKAAQSGDKCSSVSYSGADSASVRTTGTTVKNLGGLLFWAAGNESRNMPSPNRDADDVIIVGATTSNDVRASFSNYGVYVDLFAPGDNIFSTWNSHNSSYAILSGTSMACPIAAGVGAMIFSNNPGITPDQVEELLKNSCTDIGATGVDTIYGYGRVNLKNAMSGIGGPLTLAITPIPLNGGGQVTFNITDAAPSTDCAVYYSISGLGQTFVSELNVTLGIANPIRAGGIKTSDSNGNVNWNNLPVPSVPRRFYVWFQAAERNGRVSDIIDTWVDP; translated from the coding sequence GTGATGACCAGAATGAGGATGAGCAGTTACGTGATTGGGGCCATCGCGGCATGTGGCGCCGTGGTGTCGTCCGCCGCGGCCAGCGACAACCGTACCGGTGGCCAGGCGCAGGCCGTGGAGTTTGTTGAGCGACCGGGATCGCTCGAATTCAGCGGCGCAATGATTGCACGGCCGGTGCAGAACGACGCCGGCAAGAACGCCGCCGCCCGCAATCTGATTCTGAACAACTTCGTCGTCAACAAGTACATCGATCTCAACGACGAGTACGTGTTCCAGCTCCCCGAGGGCGTCACTGAGAATCAGGCGGCTCAGACCCTGATGGCCACGGGAAACTTCGAGTACATTCAGCCCGACTGGATCTGCTATCCGCAACTCAATCCCAATGACCCGAGTCGCGGCAGCCAGTGGCATCACACCAAGATGGAGAGCTACGCGGGCTGGGACGTGCACACCGGCAACTCGTCCACGCGCGTGGGCATTTGCGACACCGGTCTGCGCACCGCTCACGAAGAATTCGCGCAGCATCGCGCCGACGGCTGGAACGCCGTCCGTAGTCAGTGGGAGAGCCAGGGCGGCAACGTCCAGGACATCAACGGCCACGGCACCCACACCAGCGGCTGCGCCGCGGCCAACGGCAACAACTCGCGCGGCGGCCTCGGTGTGGGTTGGAGCCTCGGCCACCGCATCCTCCGCGTCAGCGAATCGAGCAACGGAGGCGCCAACTTCTCGACGCTTACCTCGGCCGCCATCAAGGCCGCCCAGAGCGGCGACAAGTGCTCAAGCGTGAGCTACAGCGGCGCCGACAGCGCGTCGGTCCGGACGACCGGTACGACCGTCAAGAACCTCGGCGGACTGCTCTTCTGGGCGGCCGGCAACGAGAGCCGCAACATGCCCAGTCCGAACCGCGACGCCGATGACGTGATCATCGTCGGGGCGACGACGAGCAACGACGTCCGCGCTTCATTCTCAAACTACGGCGTCTACGTCGATCTCTTTGCGCCGGGCGACAACATCTTCTCGACCTGGAACAGCCACAACAGCAGCTACGCCATTCTCAGCGGCACGTCCATGGCCTGCCCCATCGCCGCCGGCGTGGGCGCGATGATCTTCTCGAACAACCCGGGGATCACGCCTGATCAGGTCGAAGAACTGCTCAAGAACTCGTGCACCGACATCGGGGCAACGGGCGTGGACACCATCTACGGCTACGGCCGCGTGAACCTCAAGAACGCCATGAGCGGCATCGGCGGTCCTCTCACGCTCGCCATCACCCCGATTCCGCTCAACGGCGGCGGACAGGTGACCTTCAATATCACCGATGCCGCACCGAGCACTGACTGCGCCGTGTACTACAGTATCTCCGGACTTGGCCAGACGTTCGTGTCCGAACTCAACGTCACCTTGGGCATCGCCAACCCGATTCGTGCCGGCGGCATCAAGACCAGCGACAGCAACGGCAACGTGAACTGGAACAACCTTCCGGTGCCCAGCGTCCCCCGTCGCTTCTATGTCTGGTTCCAGGCAGCCGAGCGCAACGGTCGTGTTTCGGACATCATTGACACCTGGGTCGATCCCTGA
- a CDS encoding polyprenyl synthetase family protein — MPGLIEHTQRYRPIHEFLSGELQAVNEIIRRQLASDLPAVNELCRHVARYQGKMLRPTLTLLCGLAGGSEASAGHLLPRHTVRVLAAVTEIIHMATLVHDDVLDDSQMRRSAATVNHLRGNEMAVLLGDYLISNAFHLCSTLDRPEISRRIGETTNELCSGELLQVHHREDWSIDQATYFAIVERKTASLISLCCRLGAEEAGADTPLAEALALYGSRLGVAFQIQDDLLDLIGEERIVGKSLGRDLEKGKLTLPMIHFFDAAAPDQRLAMLEALAEAREDDWTARVRSLLLASRAVDSAHRVAAGLVEEARGQLAAAPESAARQLLDDLALAVISRTS; from the coding sequence ATGCCGGGATTGATCGAGCACACCCAGCGGTACCGACCCATTCATGAGTTCCTCTCGGGCGAACTGCAGGCTGTCAACGAGATTATCCGTCGGCAACTGGCCAGCGATCTGCCGGCCGTAAACGAGTTGTGCCGCCACGTCGCCCGCTATCAGGGCAAGATGCTGCGCCCGACCCTCACCCTGCTTTGCGGGCTTGCCGGCGGCAGCGAAGCATCGGCGGGCCACCTCTTGCCGCGCCACACCGTACGCGTGCTCGCCGCGGTGACCGAGATCATCCACATGGCAACGCTCGTGCACGATGACGTGCTCGACGATTCCCAGATGCGCCGCAGCGCCGCCACGGTCAACCACCTGCGCGGCAACGAGATGGCCGTTCTGCTGGGCGATTACCTCATCTCCAATGCCTTTCACCTCTGCTCGACGCTGGACCGGCCCGAAATCAGCCGGCGCATCGGCGAAACGACCAACGAACTCTGCTCCGGCGAGTTGCTTCAGGTTCATCACCGTGAAGACTGGTCGATCGACCAGGCGACCTACTTCGCCATCGTCGAGCGCAAAACCGCTTCGCTCATCAGCCTGTGCTGCCGGCTGGGCGCGGAGGAGGCCGGCGCCGATACACCTCTGGCCGAGGCGCTGGCGCTCTACGGCAGCCGGCTGGGTGTTGCCTTTCAGATTCAGGATGATCTTCTCGATCTCATCGGCGAAGAGCGCATCGTTGGAAAATCGCTCGGCCGCGACCTCGAGAAGGGCAAACTCACCCTGCCGATGATCCACTTCTTCGACGCCGCCGCGCCGGACCAGCGCCTGGCCATGCTCGAAGCGCTCGCGGAGGCGCGAGAGGACGACTGGACGGCGCGGGTGCGGTCGTTGCTGCTGGCCAGCCGAGCGGTCGATTCCGCCCACCGCGTCGCCGCCGGGCTGGTCGAAGAGGCTCGCGGACAGCTGGCCGCCGCCCCCGAATCGGCCGCCCGGCAACTGCTCGACGACCTGGCGCTGGCGGTCATCTCGCGCACCTCCTGA
- a CDS encoding choice-of-anchor B family protein yields the protein MLGVAAALAGTPALAQFDAQNVTLLKFMPLSSFPSNPDSGNDCWGYVSPSGREYALMGLSGALAVVEITDPINPVLVAEIPHNSSLWGDVKVYRDHCYFSNETGGGIQVISLADVDNGNVTLVRSLTHNGLSRTHNVHVDEVSGFLYLCGANINNGSLVIYDLTDPSNPVLAGQFAGPYCHDVQVVTYDSGPYAGRQIAFCSNGQTAFDIVDVTNKSNMFRVGRNVYPGLNYCHQGWLSEDRNFFFLDDELDEQNGYTNTTLTRVFDVSDITNPTLVTTFTSGRPAIDHNLYVNGNFIFEANYRSGLRIFDATDPMDVVQTGWFDTYPGDDAASFDGAWSTYPYFPSGTVIISDITRGLFIVDVTASQASLTFTYPNGLPETIQPSGGTTLRVDVSSRGSDPRADTGVLHFNDGSGWVDIPMGILGPNSYQATFPASPCGSMVEFYVSSETTRGQVVNDPTGAPAETYPTFSANALNTLVSDNFETNNGWTVVNQSVTDGAWARGVPAGNGGRGDPTTDSDGSGSCWVTGLGNNQDLDGGPTTLTSPVFDLSGESSVLLVYDRWFYNDDSSDFLVTEVSNNGGSNWTVMRTLGHEPGWRTETLTVTEYLPLTSQMRFRFSSSDNPNNSVTEAGIDAFKLISVDCGMGGGLTLTLTGTCRNQGGGLFGWTNADPNVALALVFARNTGSFVVPGGPCAGTVLGLGTNQLQIARQFNSGAGAGNFNATLPNGACGGYFQLVQTTDCETSNVVQAPN from the coding sequence ATGCTTGGGGTGGCCGCCGCACTTGCGGGTACTCCCGCGCTTGCCCAGTTTGACGCTCAAAACGTCACGCTGCTCAAGTTCATGCCGCTGTCATCGTTCCCGAGCAATCCCGATTCCGGCAACGACTGCTGGGGCTACGTCTCGCCATCCGGCCGGGAATACGCGCTCATGGGACTGAGCGGCGCCTTGGCCGTCGTCGAGATCACCGACCCGATCAATCCCGTACTGGTCGCCGAGATCCCTCACAACAGCAGCCTCTGGGGTGACGTCAAGGTCTATCGCGACCACTGCTATTTCAGCAACGAAACTGGCGGCGGCATCCAGGTCATCAGCCTTGCCGACGTGGACAACGGCAACGTCACGCTCGTGCGCAGCCTGACGCACAACGGCTTGTCGAGAACCCACAACGTCCACGTGGACGAAGTGAGCGGGTTCCTCTATCTGTGCGGCGCCAACATCAACAACGGCAGCCTGGTCATCTACGACCTCACCGACCCGTCCAATCCGGTTCTGGCCGGCCAGTTCGCCGGACCGTACTGCCACGACGTTCAGGTCGTCACCTACGACTCGGGTCCCTATGCGGGCCGGCAGATCGCCTTCTGCTCCAACGGTCAGACCGCGTTTGACATCGTCGATGTCACGAACAAGTCCAACATGTTCCGCGTCGGCCGCAACGTGTATCCCGGCCTGAACTACTGCCATCAGGGCTGGCTCAGCGAAGATCGCAATTTCTTCTTCCTCGACGATGAACTCGACGAGCAGAACGGCTACACCAACACGACGCTCACGCGCGTCTTTGACGTCAGCGACATTACCAACCCCACGCTCGTGACGACGTTCACTTCGGGCCGGCCGGCGATCGACCACAACCTGTATGTGAACGGCAACTTCATCTTCGAAGCGAACTATCGCAGCGGCCTGCGCATCTTCGACGCCACCGATCCGATGGACGTGGTGCAGACCGGGTGGTTCGACACGTACCCCGGCGACGACGCCGCCTCGTTCGATGGCGCGTGGAGCACGTACCCCTACTTCCCCAGCGGTACGGTCATCATCAGCGACATCACCCGCGGCCTGTTTATCGTCGATGTGACCGCCTCGCAGGCCAGCCTCACCTTCACGTATCCCAACGGGCTGCCTGAGACAATCCAGCCCAGCGGTGGCACCACCCTGCGCGTGGACGTCTCAAGCCGCGGCTCGGACCCGCGCGCCGACACGGGCGTGCTTCACTTCAACGACGGCAGCGGCTGGGTGGACATTCCCATGGGCATCCTCGGGCCGAACTCCTACCAGGCCACCTTCCCCGCGTCGCCGTGCGGCAGCATGGTTGAGTTCTACGTCAGCTCCGAAACCACCCGCGGGCAGGTTGTCAACGATCCCACCGGCGCGCCCGCTGAGACCTACCCGACTTTCAGCGCCAACGCGCTCAACACGCTCGTCAGCGACAACTTTGAAACCAACAACGGCTGGACCGTCGTCAACCAGAGCGTCACCGACGGCGCCTGGGCGCGCGGCGTGCCGGCCGGAAACGGCGGCCGCGGCGATCCGACGACCGACTCCGACGGCTCGGGCAGTTGCTGGGTCACCGGTCTGGGCAACAACCAGGACCTCGACGGCGGGCCGACGACCCTCACCTCCCCCGTCTTCGACCTCAGCGGCGAGTCCAGCGTCCTGCTCGTCTACGACCGCTGGTTCTACAACGACGACAGCAGTGACTTCCTCGTCACCGAAGTATCCAACAACGGCGGCAGCAACTGGACCGTCATGCGCACCCTCGGCCACGAGCCGGGTTGGCGCACCGAGACACTGACGGTTACCGAGTACCTCCCGCTCACCAGCCAGATGCGCTTCCGCTTCAGTTCATCGGACAATCCCAACAACTCAGTGACCGAAGCCGGCATCGACGCATTCAAACTCATCTCCGTGGATTGCGGCATGGGTGGAGGCCTCACGCTCACGCTCACCGGCACCTGCCGCAATCAGGGCGGCGGGCTCTTCGGCTGGACCAACGCCGACCCCAACGTCGCCCTCGCCCTCGTCTTCGCCCGCAACACCGGCTCGTTCGTCGTTCCCGGCGGGCCGTGCGCCGGCACGGTGCTCGGCCTGGGCACGAACCAGTTGCAGATCGCCCGGCAGTTCAACTCCGGCGCCGGCGCGGGCAACTTCAACGCCACTCTGCCCAACGGCGCGTGCGGCGGCTACTTCCAGCTCGTCCAGACGACCGACTGCGAAACCAGCAACGTCGTCCAGGCGCCCAACTGA
- a CDS encoding dienelactone hydrolase family protein yields MHFTQPLFILVAAFAVSIAAAGADASIETREITYTDGEVELQGYFAWDDSVSRPRAAVLIVHAWWGLGEDEKARARELAGLGYAAFALDMYGTGKITSDPNEAAQWAAPFYADRDLARSRAAAGLKVLTEQPEVDPDQVAAIGYCFGGTIAVELAYSGADLAGVVSFHGNPLPAQEGDAARTQAPLLILHGAADTLVSMEDIRRFTEALKDTNVDWQLVVYSGAKHAFTTRSVDAMNIPGAAYDPAADQRSWRQMRSFFEEVF; encoded by the coding sequence ATGCACTTTACCCAGCCGCTGTTCATCCTTGTCGCCGCGTTCGCCGTTTCGATTGCGGCCGCAGGGGCGGATGCGAGCATCGAGACGCGCGAGATCACCTACACCGACGGCGAGGTGGAACTGCAGGGATATTTCGCATGGGACGACTCGGTCTCCCGGCCCCGGGCGGCGGTGCTGATCGTCCACGCCTGGTGGGGGCTGGGCGAAGATGAAAAAGCCCGCGCCCGCGAGCTGGCGGGGCTGGGCTACGCGGCCTTTGCGCTGGACATGTACGGCACGGGGAAGATCACGAGCGACCCGAATGAGGCCGCCCAGTGGGCCGCGCCGTTCTATGCGGATCGCGATCTCGCCCGCAGCCGCGCCGCGGCTGGTCTCAAGGTCCTCACCGAACAACCCGAGGTCGATCCCGACCAGGTGGCGGCCATCGGCTACTGCTTCGGTGGCACGATCGCCGTCGAACTGGCCTACAGCGGGGCTGATCTGGCCGGGGTCGTCAGTTTCCACGGCAACCCGCTGCCGGCGCAGGAGGGCGACGCCGCCCGCACGCAGGCGCCGCTGCTCATCCTGCACGGCGCCGCCGACACGCTCGTGTCGATGGAGGACATCCGCCGGTTCACCGAGGCGCTCAAGGACACCAATGTGGACTGGCAGCTCGTTGTTTACAGCGGCGCCAAACACGCCTTCACGACCCGAAGCGTTGATGCCATGAACATCCCCGGCGCCGCCTACGACCCCGCGGCGGATCAGCGGTCCTGGAGGCAGATGCGGTCGTTTTTCGAGGAGGTCTTCTGA
- a CDS encoding CHRD domain-containing protein, producing MKSVMKMMVAAALGAAMCTAAASADVWYFDTYLTGDQHNPPTGSQGTGHCIMKYDDVTNLLDIDLYIEGFLPENLLYAHLHQGRAGFYGDMIAHLGHGHMFMPDGNGLRRIATGIPIDEMYEDDIISEGAYVNVHTVQFEAGEIRSQTTVVPRLSTTALARGQRATFDVLHAQANERIYFLYSMTGLGAGPSIPALGGMTLDILTPVNVIGSAVSNQQGHAAMTVLIPANAPSRELVLQAVIRRGVDGADSVKSNTISTAILP from the coding sequence ATGAAGAGCGTGATGAAGATGATGGTTGCTGCCGCGCTCGGCGCGGCGATGTGCACGGCGGCGGCGAGCGCCGATGTCTGGTACTTCGACACCTACCTGACCGGCGACCAGCACAACCCGCCCACCGGCAGCCAGGGCACGGGCCACTGCATCATGAAATACGATGACGTGACCAACCTGCTGGACATCGATCTCTACATCGAAGGTTTCCTGCCCGAGAATCTGCTCTACGCCCACCTCCACCAGGGTCGGGCCGGCTTTTACGGCGATATGATCGCCCACCTCGGCCACGGACACATGTTTATGCCGGACGGCAACGGGCTCCGCCGCATCGCCACGGGCATCCCCATCGACGAGATGTACGAAGACGACATCATCAGCGAGGGCGCCTACGTCAACGTCCACACCGTCCAGTTCGAAGCCGGCGAGATCCGCAGCCAGACCACCGTCGTCCCGCGCCTGAGCACGACCGCGCTGGCGCGGGGCCAGCGGGCCACCTTCGACGTGCTCCACGCCCAAGCCAACGAGCGCATCTACTTCCTCTACAGCATGACCGGCCTGGGCGCTGGTCCGTCCATTCCTGCCCTCGGGGGGATGACGCTCGACATTCTCACGCCCGTCAACGTGATCGGCAGCGCGGTTTCCAACCAGCAGGGCCACGCCGCGATGACAGTGCTGATCCCCGCCAATGCTCCCTCGCGAGAGCTTGTCCTCCAGGCGGTGATTCGGCGCGGCGTCGATGGAGCGGATTCCGTGAAATCCAATACGATTTCAACTGCTATTCTGCCGTAG
- the sucD gene encoding succinate--CoA ligase subunit alpha produces the protein MSILVSGDTKVICQGITGAAGATHTKGSLAYGTKMVGGVTPGKGGTKDPNGLPIFNTVADAVAATGADATMIFVPPPFAGDAVIEAAAAGIRVICCITEGIPTADMIRTKALLRDYPGSHLIGPNCPGVITPGKRISGEGAGAKFSGGCKIGIMPGYIHMHRADAKTGKAVGIISRSGTLTYEAVWQCSSRGVGQSTCVGIGGDPVKGLNFIELLSIFNSDADTDGVLMIGEIGGSDETEAGHWIRKHMTKPVAAFIAGQTAPKGKRMGHAGAIIGGADDTAAAKIKSLKADGVTVAPSPADMGTAMCQALGLN, from the coding sequence ATGAGCATCCTCGTTTCCGGCGACACCAAAGTCATCTGCCAGGGAATCACCGGCGCTGCCGGCGCCACCCACACCAAGGGCAGTCTCGCATACGGCACTAAGATGGTCGGCGGCGTGACTCCGGGCAAGGGGGGCACGAAAGACCCCAACGGGCTGCCGATCTTCAACACCGTCGCCGACGCCGTCGCGGCCACCGGCGCGGACGCCACCATGATCTTCGTCCCGCCACCATTCGCCGGTGACGCCGTCATCGAGGCCGCGGCGGCGGGCATCCGCGTCATCTGCTGCATCACCGAAGGTATCCCCACCGCGGACATGATCCGCACCAAGGCGCTACTGCGCGACTACCCCGGCTCGCATCTCATCGGGCCGAATTGCCCCGGCGTCATCACGCCGGGCAAGCGCATCTCCGGCGAGGGGGCCGGCGCGAAATTCAGCGGCGGCTGCAAGATCGGCATCATGCCCGGCTACATCCACATGCACCGCGCCGACGCGAAGACCGGCAAGGCCGTGGGCATCATCTCGCGCTCCGGCACGCTCACCTACGAAGCCGTGTGGCAGTGCTCGAGCCGCGGCGTAGGGCAGAGCACCTGCGTGGGCATCGGCGGCGACCCGGTCAAGGGACTCAACTTCATAGAGCTGCTGAGCATCTTCAACAGCGACGCCGATACTGATGGCGTGCTGATGATCGGCGAGATTGGGGGCAGCGACGAAACCGAAGCCGGCCACTGGATTCGCAAACACATGACCAAGCCCGTCGCGGCGTTCATCGCCGGCCAGACCGCCCCCAAGGGCAAGCGCATGGGCCACGCCGGCGCAATCATCGGCGGTGCTGACGACACCGCCGCAGCCAAGATCAAGTCCCTCAAGGCCGACGGCGTGACGGTGGCCCCCAGCCCCGCCGACATGGGGACCGCCATGTGTCAGGCGCTTGGCCTGAACTGA